One genomic region from Mytilus trossulus isolate FHL-02 chromosome 9, PNRI_Mtr1.1.1.hap1, whole genome shotgun sequence encodes:
- the LOC134685207 gene encoding uncharacterized protein LOC134685207 has translation MNLYQMITLLCSMIGSMATHRQKHTTCNEQFSNRLNKCMDTFTPYIEQYTGIKPKDPFLHHVFVTHVCKNYKKMLLCIHVLLTNCKTMDTMKTVQHKLGHDWVIQINQMCNIQSNSSKNLSLQQMSTDKTSVDLYKSKDKDKILSDSNTINNGDQNKILTEKQMTNSHSPMNEDLAKSALFNKLMHSSDTDVEIITMFVFRSAPKTTQQRSSLPNSSNGADRQKLASVQKYHPLNLLELLISYCGTSSKDTDSVKYRFLAQNENSSNKNGASRHFCWQVVVVITVINYLYNVLR, from the exons AtgaatttatatcaaatgatcACACTCCTATGTAGCATGATTGGCAGTATGGCGACACATCGTCAGAAACATACAACATGTAATGAACAATTTTCCAACCGTTTAAACAAATGTATGGATACGTTTACGCCTTATATAGAACAGTATACAGGGATCAAACCCAAGGATCCGTTCTTACATCATGTTTTTGTAACACATGTTTGCAA AAACTACAAGAAAATGCTTTTGTGCATACATGTGCTACTTACAAACTGTAAAACTATGGACACTATGAAAACTGTGCAACATAAACTTGGACATGATTGGGTAATACAAATCAACCAAATGTGCAATATCCAAtcaaattcatctaaaaatttaagTCTTCAACAAATGTCAACAGACAAGACAAGTGTAGATTTGTACAAAAGTAAGGATAAGGATAAAATACTAAGTGATTCAAATACTATCAACAATGGAGATCAAAATAAGATTCTCACAGagaaacaaatgacaaattctCATTCACCTATGAATGAAGATCTGGCTAAAAGTGCCCTTTTCAATAAATTAATGCATTCCAGTGACACTGATGTGGAAATCATTACAATGTTTGTGTTCAGATCTGCACCTAAGACGACACAACAAAGAAGTTCATTGCCAAATAGTTCAAATGGCGCAGACAGACAAAAACTTGCTTCTGTGCAAAAATATCACCCATTAAATCTGTTGGAATTGTTGATTTCTTATTGTGGAACTAGCAGCAAAGATACAGACTCTGTGAAATACAGGTTTTTGGCGCAGAATGAAAATTCTTCTAACAAAAATGGAGCTTCGAGACATTTTTGTTGGCAAGTGGTTGTAGTAATAACAGTAATAAATTACTTGTACAATGTGCTCAGATAA